The genomic region TACACAATCTACAGTCCTTGGAATGTTTATTGCATCCATTATGATGAGAAGTCTTCTCCAGTTTTTAAAGCTGTCATGACAAATCTTGCCAAATGCTTTTCAAATGTGTTCATTGCATCTAAAATTGAAAGAGTGACGTATGCTCATATTTCAAGGCTCAAAGCAGATTTGAATTGCTTGTCTGACCTGTTAAAATCCACTGTTCAGTGGAAATATGTTATCAATTTGTGTGGTCAAGATATGCCATTGAAGTCAAATTTTGAGTTAGTTTCAGAGCTAAAGAAGCTAAATGGGAAAAATATGCTAGAGTCATCAAGACCCAGCAACCTGaaaaaagatagatatatataccatCATGAAATACAAGATGCATCACATATAGAATACATGCAAATGCCTGCTAAAACATCTATATTAAAAGATCCTCCCCCTCACAAACTTGAAATATTTGTTGGAAGCGCCTATTTTGTTTTAAGCCGTCAGTTCATTAACTATATTTTAGATAGCCAGTTGGTTATTGGTTTTTTAGATTGGTCCAAAGACACCTTTTCTCCAGATGAACATTTTTGGGCAACACTTGCACGTTTGCCAGGAATACCAGGTGAGATTCCAAGGAGAGTAGGGGATGTGACTGATCTTCAGAGCAAAACGCGTCTGGTGAAATGGAGCTATCTTGAAGACAGCATATATCCCTCTTGCACTGGAACACATATAcgcagtgtgtgtatttatggagCGGCTGAATTGCGGTGGCTTTTAACATCTGAACACTGGTTTGGCAATAAGTTTGACCCAAAAGTAGACCCTGTTTTAGTAAAATGTTTAATTGAAAAGCTTGAAGAACGACAGAGAGAACAGGTAAACTTCACATGAAGTTGATAATCATATCGTCTATCCGAGTGCTAAAGACAATCAATTTTTATGGTATATATTAATGTACTATTTGCACTGTTTTCTTGCCAAGTACACTTTATGAAGTCGAGATATAATTTTACCAAAGCTTTAATTTATGTgagtataaaaaagaaaatacaagagtaGTTGAGCTGTGGGGTAAATTAATTATGCCAATATGCATCAAAGATAAAAGATTTTGTTTCATACTAATTCTGCAGGTGGCTGGCAGCATAGCTAACTAGAACATTAGCATATACATAGGAGTTACCTTGCATTGACaaacttttaaatttgttttctttacattttcctCTGTTAAAGTAGTTTGTATTTTTAACATATGAAAACTTATGTTACATCATTGACAACATTCCTTAACAGAATGAATCTGGGCTGCTATCTGATATCCAAACAAAGCTATGAGGTTCATCACAAGATGCAATAAAGGGGCGTTTTCTGTTACCTGAGAAAAAATCAACATGATAAAGTATTCTACctctagttaacattaacagtgacaAATCCTCCATGTATAGGGacaataattaatttatatatttatgaatGAGTGTAACAAAGTCATTGATGTCTAATGTCAATTTTCATTTATAGTGTCACATCATAGCGGCTGCAGTTACCATCCAACATAATTGACACCAGGAGCTGTTAATGAAATTGTTAACCTTATAAATGTTCACATCTTAGAGGTTCCCTGCTTCACTGGGATATGCAGAGTAAATCTAATTGGTAAATATGAAGCACGTCTACTGCTCATGGCAGGAACTctgcattttgttttaaaaacatagaaaaaaataatctttatatatttgcgagatagatatatagataaacacACCTGCAAAATTATattgatgtaatttatatatgtatgGCTTATATAGTTAAACATAattaatataatttgttttaatttaataaGTAAAAATCAGACaataattgattaaaaaaataaaaatatgcaattgTTTTATAAATTCTTttctaaatatttaaatgtattgtccTAAATTCTTAAATAATAATTACTAACATTTGagtgtatataaaataacaaaaatagttTATTGAAAGTATATCAtcatttataataaaattatttgatcTTTAAAGTGCAAACTACCTGGTTCataaaggcttaaagggatactgaacctaaaaaaaattatttcatgattcagataggacatgtaattttaagcaactttctaatttacgcttattatcaatttttcttcattctcttggtaactttatttaaaaaagcaagaatgtaagcttacaagccggcccatctttaattcagcacctgggtagcgcttgctgattggtggctaaatgtagtgctgaaccaaaaatgggctcttaagcttacattcctgctttttttttaaataaaaatacaaagagaacaacaaaatatttataataagagttaattagaaagttgcttaaaattgctttctctatctgaatcatgaaagaacaaaaatggatttcatatccctttaactaaaaattcTTAAAGTCCTTTGGGCATCTACAATGCATGTGTATcatttttaatacaaaatacagAGCTTCAAATCATCCTGCAATTGTCCAAAATTGCATCCTATGTCCCTCCTTATTTTTCACTTCTATTTATGTTCTGGATTCTCTAAGAGAAACCTAGGACTGCACAAACCCCAACCGGAAACTAACAAGCTTCCAGAATTACAATGTAATGAGGTGTAAAAATATGCCCAACCAACAATTATACATGGTTATCTGCTTTCAtcgtacaaaagaagattattataTTCTTTGAATTTTTCTATATGAGATGTGTTTAAGTTTTCAAGAATCTATTATATATTGCAGGGGGAGAAAATATTGTATACCTGACAAAGAGAGATGTAgagatttatgtatttatatttaatgtaaaaaaaaatgattttttttttcttcttactaaGCTAGGAATGTTTGGTTTATAtaaaagaatgttatatattttCAAACCTGATTTTCTATATAAGTGAACATGTACAAAAAGTGTTTCTTCTCAATGCCAGAATAATTTCACAtgctatatataaatattcagtgtTTTTGTATCTTTACTGAAATTAttttgatattattattctttattcatatgttaTATAAATCAAGATCTGGATGTTTTATTGATCAAAACTCAATTAATTCCAAAAACAGCCTTAAAATATTGTCACATTCCAGTTGTTATCAGAtgcactatttttttttacttagtatGTATATTTGAAGGGTGTTGTGTGTAAAATTGAAATATCTGTGACCCATGAAGTGCTTTAAGACATTTATTAATCAATGCATTGCCAAGGAGATCTGAAATGCATTATACTACTTATTGTAATGGGTTAAATTGTATTGAATGTAAATaactgtattttataaaaaaaaatatttttttttttaaaattaggggcCCTAATCCCTCTGATCTGAGGTTTTCAAGTGTCTGTTACTCATTTTGCTTTGCTATTATAACAAATTGCACATCAGCAAGTTGTCTCAACTACATGATCCTACAgtaattattttagtatttgtatTCAACTATATTTATACACATCGTAATTATGATAAAGAAAATGAAATACTGTAAATATTCATGATTAAAACAAAATTTAATGTCTCATTTTTTATCACAATTTACTGTtctttttaaacattattctttaACATTTTGTGTGAAAATGCTAACAATGTGTTAAATCCATGTACtactgaagttttttttaaatgggttatatatatatatgttgtgctgtcagTATCTCACCTTAAATATCCTGTCGAGTCTTAAAGGGAAATTGAAGTCAAATGTAATTCCCAATATATGGCTAGATCACGAGTGTCGCGCAAACGAAAACGGGTTTATCGTCAGTGTTTGTGCATGTTGGAAGTAGTGTGCGTATGGCGGTTGAAAGTAAACGTTAACTGTTAAATGagtcaaaaaagtggcacaaaacacatcaaaattatatttaaaagtacagttacactcataatgaaaCCATCTCatgtaaactatttaaaaaattgcaagttataagggctcaaagatatgaggtctcaggtgttagaaaaagacccctataaatacagtaaaataaa from Bombina bombina isolate aBomBom1 chromosome 2, aBomBom1.pri, whole genome shotgun sequence harbors:
- the LOC128648623 gene encoding beta-1,3-galactosyl-O-glycosyl-glycoprotein beta-1,6-N-acetylglucosaminyltransferase 4 — protein: MKRYTCSPKYILRQKITLLLLTLCLLCIVKFIKVEKILKKSPFYVVEPHLFFSEITSNKQSFQNDPVNCTAIYELEPVEIGKSLEIRRKRILDLDDKKVETLTQNCTAYKNLRQYHMKSLSAEEKNFPIAYSIVVHKDAINIERLFYTIYSPWNVYCIHYDEKSSPVFKAVMTNLAKCFSNVFIASKIERVTYAHISRLKADLNCLSDLLKSTVQWKYVINLCGQDMPLKSNFELVSELKKLNGKNMLESSRPSNLKKDRYIYHHEIQDASHIEYMQMPAKTSILKDPPPHKLEIFVGSAYFVLSRQFINYILDSQLVIGFLDWSKDTFSPDEHFWATLARLPGIPGEIPRRVGDVTDLQSKTRLVKWSYLEDSIYPSCTGTHIRSVCIYGAAELRWLLTSEHWFGNKFDPKVDPVLVKCLIEKLEERQREQVNFT